In Anoplopoma fimbria isolate UVic2021 breed Golden Eagle Sablefish chromosome 7, Afim_UVic_2022, whole genome shotgun sequence, the DNA window TCTGATGAGCTTCGCTcagccttttttattatttttaatatttctgttaaCTGTTTTACTGGTAGCACGGTCACATCTCTACAGCAAACGGTGCTCTGTTTgtatcatgaaaacacaacgttgaatattaaaatgtcagcaaaaatcatcatgttgtatattttattcGTTACAGTCAGTAAATGAggatcatttgaaaaaaaaaatgttttcaatgtcaTTGTTAGAACTGTAATGGTATTATTAAGTACACTGAAATCTGTATTGGCAAGTACTTGGTCTGAGAAAAGAGGTATGGATGAGCAACAAAAATGTAGTTTGGATATTTGAAGTGGGATGTTATGTATAATGCTGTGTGATGCGAGGTAAAATAAGCATGTAATGTCTGAGAACTGaagctttgtttgtgttattgtgtaacTTTGGTGTCCACAGCAGTACAGTGCTTTGCTCCCCTTCTGGTTCTACTGCCTGTTTGTCCAAACTCTGTTTACACCGACTATGAATAAggatgtatatgtatatatatatatatatatatacacacgtggCAACATCGATATGCAGAAAACTACGTCAGGTCACATGGGAAAAAGTTTTTTGAGAGGCTTGGGAAAATAGCATTTTGGagtaaaaatgatatttttaatgtatatatttgaatacataAGGTAACTCACTTTAATCTAATCAGGTCTGATAGTGCCATGTTGTGTTTCCACAGGTTTCTGGACTGTGTGTCATAAGAGCTGAATGAACTGTAACAACCTATAAGGTCTTTCTTTGTAAACCACAGCGTTTTGGTTACACGTTATTTAAAGGCGTCGCAGAGACTAGGGCGAACATCTTCATTTGCTAACGTTGTTTTATGGGTCAGTTCAGTTTAGTCGTGGGAGAGACAATAATGGGAAAGGTGGAGCTATCATAGACTTCCTTTCACATTAAAGTCAGCATCACTAAATCTAAAGAAGAGCCTCACTTGATGATTGACAGAATGTAGCAGAAGGCGAACACGTGTCCGACGACACCAGCTACTGGTCCCACTGTCTCTGCTCCGCATCATCACAATATGTTATCCTCACTCTGCACTCACTTTACTGTAGCAAGCGACCGACTCGTTAGTGTGGGGCGAGGTGTACCTGGATCAGATGTTCGTGCAGTTTTTTGCAGTCCAGCAGGGGGAGCTCCTCTGGGAGAGACATCAACAGGTCCAACATTATGGCACTCTCTGGAGGACGATAATAAAAAACTGGTTCATTTCAATGTAGTGCAATGTTTCGGAAACAAAGACCGTTACAATGGACAATTGCTGTGGGCGTGATGGTGGCTGGGATTGTATTGTAGGGGACCAAATTAATTCCATTTCATGAAGGAACATAAAAAGACCTGACTCACCCATGGGGGTGAGATGACACTCATCATTTGGCTGGTGGATGCTGCTCAGGTAGCGGTAGATCCTCTCGAAATCCACCACGCTCTTGACGCCGAACATCCTGGGACTGTCTTTTGTGGCGTACTTGCTGGTGCGACCAAACTTGGCGTGGAACGCCGCGGCAGGTGTAGAGAGCAGGGGCTTGGGGGGGACGGAGGACGGTGTGGTGCTGGGGACCGGAGTTTGGccggaggcagaggaggagagggatggggGAGGACCCGACGAAGTGGACTTTGATGTAGAGCTTGTGGAGATGGTGGTGGGGCTTTGCTCTGAGGGCTGCTGGGTAGTTTGGATAAGAGTCTTTACCACTGCTGCAGAGCCAGAACCAGGTGTGTCTTGTCCTGTAACTGGGGTCGCAGTCTGTGAGGTGGGTTGTGGAGAAGTAGCGGGCACAGCGAGTATTTTTGCTGCCGCATCCAGTGGGCAGGAGGTGGCAGCAGGCTGAGAGGTGGGGGTGCTCGCAGGTGAGGTTCCAGCCGTGGTAGAAAGCTGCTGCTGGGGTGGAGGGATTTTGCTGTTTAGCACTCTGACCACTTGGGATGGTGCCGGGAGTCTTCGGGCTGGGCCCAATGCTGGTCCTGGGGTCTTGAGTACCACGACAGGACGAACTGTGTTTGTGCCAGGACGCTCAACTAAGAGGGAGGAAACCTTACAATGTTAAAGCTGTGATATGCTTTTTATCACAGTAATGGGGAGGAGATTAGCAACATCTGAGTGTTTGAAGAAACAGGTCCTGTTGGATAGTCAatcaaacaaccacaaaaacacacaatgacactTTAAACACCAACAAAGACGCACAATATAAGTacaaaaagactcaaaacaactacaTATGGAcataaacaactacaaaaaaacaaaacaaccataaacaaactcaaaaccacaaattcaGAAAacttcaaagaaataaaaacaactacagagagactcaaaacaactacaTACAGATATAAGCAACTAAAAAGGGACATTGACagtcacaaagacacaaaacaacaaaaagacagaaacaaccGCAAATTCACAAAACGTCAAAGAGACATCTACTTTCTCTTCGTGGATTTGCAtccacaaagagatgcaaatcTAATATCAACAATTATTGATcattaacatttgaataaacTTGATAACAGGAACTGGAGGTCCATACCTTTGACTGGCAACCGAGGCATTGGTCTCAAAGGGACGGTGCGACCAACAGGTCTGTCAGTGGGGGGTCTGTGGACCTGGGGAGGGTCACAGTTCCTCAGGGTGCACGGCTCTGTTGACGACACTATCAGCATCTGAGAAGCACAGGATGCAAGGATCACAACATGAGCAAAGGCTATTGAAAACTGAATGTTATTCCAGGTTTCATCACTCCTCTTCCACGATGGGCTCGGCTCGGCTCGCAGTACCTGAGAGAAAGCCGCGGTAATGGGTTCCACGCGTGTTCCGGCAATAGCAGAAGCCATGTGTGTCCACAGCTCGATGGGCTTTCTGACCTTCTTCTCCtcccatctcttcttcttcagcttgaaGCTCGCCAACGAGATCACTTTGTCCTTCAAATATTCCACCGCAGACTGGATctaaaagagagggagggacagtcTTAACCCACGAACATAACGCTACCGGAAAACAGCGTTTCGAACAGTTCGCTAAATCGATGA includes these proteins:
- the snapc2 gene encoding snRNA-activating protein complex subunit 2, which codes for MKPPARKRAKPDRNLNPEPVQAPRKVSCQWQRVEQRNLLKALKTFGRINRGNGDIDYAYLKKHVPTRPISEIQSAVEYLKDKVISLASFKLKKKRWEEKKVRKPIELWTHMASAIAGTRVEPITAAFSQMLIVSSTEPCTLRNCDPPQVHRPPTDRPVGRTVPLRPMPRLPVKVERPGTNTVRPVVVLKTPGPALGPARRLPAPSQVVRVLNSKIPPPQQQLSTTAGTSPASTPTSQPAATSCPLDAAAKILAVPATSPQPTSQTATPVTGQDTPGSGSAAVVKTLIQTTQQPSEQSPTTISTSSTSKSTSSGPPPSLSSSASGQTPVPSTTPSSVPPKPLLSTPAAAFHAKFGRTSKYATKDSPRMFGVKSVVDFERIYRYLSSIHQPNDECHLTPMESAIMLDLLMSLPEELPLLDCKKLHEHLIQVYQLLSSTTDSKMAGEMFRELKDGLCARDNERTNHEQRAAGTADGSDVTASGGKNPQPDAAESQSSGSNNSSGQSGDADEMGLCPALNPFMVPLKLLTRK